In a genomic window of Oncorhynchus keta strain PuntledgeMale-10-30-2019 chromosome 26, Oket_V2, whole genome shotgun sequence:
- the LOC118359193 gene encoding protein FAM78B — MGCIQSITCKSRIKRENIVVYDVSATIDHCPTIIEENSPIVLRYKTPYFKASARIVMPPIPRNETWVVGWIQACTQMEFYNTYNDIGMSSWELPELCEGLVRAISDSDGVSYPWYGNTTETVTLTGPTSKPSRFTVSMNDNFYPSVTWAVPISDSNLPLLTCIKRDQSFTTWLVALNTATREKILLQTVKWRMRVDILVDPSMPLGSRATLMGRTHQDQPRVLTRMEPIPPNALGRPNANDAQVLMWRPRKGPPLVVIPPK; from the exons ATGGGCTGCATACAGAGTATCACCTGTAAGTCGCGCATCAAACGTGAAAACATAGTGGTCTACGACGTTTCCGCCACTATCGACCACTGCCCAACAATCATTGAGGAGAACTCGCCTATAGTGTTGCGCTACAAGACGCCCTATTTCAAGGCCTCTGCACGGATAGTGATGCCCCCTATTCCCCGTAATGAGACTTGGGTGGTGGGTTGGATCCAGGCATGCACCCAGATGGAATTCTACAACACCTACAACGACATCGGCAT GTCTAGCTGGGAGCTACCAGAGTTGTGTGAGGGTCTTGTGAGGGCCATCAGTGACTCAGATGGGGTGAGCTACCCCTGGTACGGCAACACCACCGAGACGGTCACCCTGACGGGGCCCACCTCCAAGCCCTCTCGCTTTACCGTCAGCATGAACGATAACTTCTACCCCAGTGTGACCTGGGCAGTGCCCATCAGCGACAGCAACCTTCCCCTGCTCACCTGCATCAAGAGGGACCAGAGCTTCACCACATGGCTGGTGGCCCTCAACACGGCCACGCGGGAGAAGATCCTGCTGCAGACGGTCAAGTGGCGGATGAGGGTGGACATCTTGGTGGACCCCTCCATGCCCCTGGGCTCCAGAGCCACCCTGATGGGCCGGACGCACCAGGACCAGCCCCGCGTCCTAACCCGCATGGAGCCTATCCCCCCCAACGCCCTGGGGAGGCCCAACGCCAATGACGCCCAGGTGCTGATGTGGAGGCCCAGGAAGGGCCCGCCTCTGGTGGTCATCCCTCCTAAGtag
- the LOC118359192 gene encoding UDP-N-acetylglucosamine transporter-like isoform X4, giving the protein MVSSRLKYLSLWVLVFQTTFLVLTMRYSRTLRGDGPRYLASSAVVVAELMKIITCVLLIFKEHSYNVRALNSILRQEITHKPKETLKLAIPSGIYTLQNNLLYVALSNLDAATYQVTYQLKILTTALFSVSMLGRRLGVYQWLSLLILMAGVALVQWPSESLGAPEKELSEGSQFVGVVAVLVACCSSGFAGVYFEKILKETKQSVWVRNIQLGMFGLVFGLMGMFAYDGERVRVSGMFKGYNTITWTVVALQALGGLVIAAVIKYADNILKGFATSLSIILSTLISYFWLEDFEPTSVFFLGAVLVIVATFLYGYEDKPSPNPRG; this is encoded by the exons ATGGTGTCGTCCAGGCTGAAGTACCTGTCTCTGTGGGTGCTGGTGTTCCAGACCACCTTCCTGGTGCTGACCATGCGCTACTCCCGCACACTACGGGGGGATGGCCCCCGCTACCTGGCCTCCTCTGCTGTGGTGGTGGCTGAGCTCATGAAGATCATCACCTGTGTGCTGCTCATATTCAAGGAGCACA GCTACAATGTTCGGGCTCTGAACAGTATTCTGAGGCAAGAGATCACTCACAAGCCGAAAGAGACCCTGAAGCTGGCCATTCCTTCTGGGATCTACACCCTACAGAACAACCTGCTCTATGTGGCTCTGTCCAACCTGGACGCTGCCACCTACCAG gtgacGTACCAGCTGAAGATCCTCACCACAGCCCTGTTCTCAGTGTCCATGCTGGGCCGGAGGCTGGGTGTGTACCAGTGGCTCTCCCTGCTCATCCTCATGGCTGGGGTCGCACTTGTGCAG TGGCCCTCTGAATCCCTCGGGGCCCCTGAGAAGGAGCTGTCTGAAGGGTCCCAGTTTGTGGGTGTGGTGGCGGTGCTGGTGGCCTGCTGCTCCAGTGGCTTCGCTGGGGTTTATTTTGAGAAGATCCTCAAAGAGACCAAACAGAGCGTCTGGGTCCGCAACATCCAACTGG GAATGTTTGGCCTGGTGTTTGGTCTGATGGGGATGTTTGCATACGATGGGGAGAGAGTCCGAGTATCTGGGATGTTCAAGGGATACAACACAATCACCTGGACAGTGGTGGCTCTGCAG gCACTAGGAGGGCTGGTTATAGCAGCTGTCATCAAGTATGCAGACAACATCCTGAAGGGCTTTGCCACGTCACTCTCCATCATCCTGTCAACACTCATATCCTACTTCTGGCTTGAGGACTTTGAACCCACAAG TGTGTTCTTCCTTGGTGCAGTACTGGTCATCGTGGCCACCTTCCTGTATGGCTACGAGGATAAGCCATCCCCCAACCCCAGGGGCTAA
- the LOC118359192 gene encoding UDP-N-acetylglucosamine transporter-like isoform X3, whose product MDNYVGQSDPAVLNMVSSRLKYLSLWVLVFQTTFLVLTMRYSRTLRGDGPRYLASSAVVVAELMKIITCVLLIFKEHSYNVRALNSILRQEITHKPKETLKLAIPSGIYTLQNNLLYVALSNLDAATYQVTYQLKILTTALFSVSMLGRRLGVYQWLSLLILMAGVALVQWPSESLGAPEKELSEGSQFVGVVAVLVACCSSGFAGVYFEKILKETKQSVWVRNIQLGMFGLVFGLMGMFAYDGERVRVSGMFKGYNTITWTVVALQALGGLVIAAVIKYADNILKGFATSLSIILSTLISYFWLEDFEPTSVFFLGAVLVIVATFLYGYEDKPSPNPRG is encoded by the exons ATGGACAATTACGTAG GCCAGAGTGACCCTGCTGTCCTCAACATGGTGTCGTCCAGGCTGAAGTACCTGTCTCTGTGGGTGCTGGTGTTCCAGACCACCTTCCTGGTGCTGACCATGCGCTACTCCCGCACACTACGGGGGGATGGCCCCCGCTACCTGGCCTCCTCTGCTGTGGTGGTGGCTGAGCTCATGAAGATCATCACCTGTGTGCTGCTCATATTCAAGGAGCACA GCTACAATGTTCGGGCTCTGAACAGTATTCTGAGGCAAGAGATCACTCACAAGCCGAAAGAGACCCTGAAGCTGGCCATTCCTTCTGGGATCTACACCCTACAGAACAACCTGCTCTATGTGGCTCTGTCCAACCTGGACGCTGCCACCTACCAG gtgacGTACCAGCTGAAGATCCTCACCACAGCCCTGTTCTCAGTGTCCATGCTGGGCCGGAGGCTGGGTGTGTACCAGTGGCTCTCCCTGCTCATCCTCATGGCTGGGGTCGCACTTGTGCAG TGGCCCTCTGAATCCCTCGGGGCCCCTGAGAAGGAGCTGTCTGAAGGGTCCCAGTTTGTGGGTGTGGTGGCGGTGCTGGTGGCCTGCTGCTCCAGTGGCTTCGCTGGGGTTTATTTTGAGAAGATCCTCAAAGAGACCAAACAGAGCGTCTGGGTCCGCAACATCCAACTGG GAATGTTTGGCCTGGTGTTTGGTCTGATGGGGATGTTTGCATACGATGGGGAGAGAGTCCGAGTATCTGGGATGTTCAAGGGATACAACACAATCACCTGGACAGTGGTGGCTCTGCAG gCACTAGGAGGGCTGGTTATAGCAGCTGTCATCAAGTATGCAGACAACATCCTGAAGGGCTTTGCCACGTCACTCTCCATCATCCTGTCAACACTCATATCCTACTTCTGGCTTGAGGACTTTGAACCCACAAG TGTGTTCTTCCTTGGTGCAGTACTGGTCATCGTGGCCACCTTCCTGTATGGCTACGAGGATAAGCCATCCCCCAACCCCAGGGGCTAA
- the LOC118359192 gene encoding UDP-N-acetylglucosamine transporter-like isoform X2 encodes MFVWPQCQCQSDPAVLNMVSSRLKYLSLWVLVFQTTFLVLTMRYSRTLRGDGPRYLASSAVVVAELMKIITCVLLIFKEHSYNVRALNSILRQEITHKPKETLKLAIPSGIYTLQNNLLYVALSNLDAATYQVTYQLKILTTALFSVSMLGRRLGVYQWLSLLILMAGVALVQWPSESLGAPEKELSEGSQFVGVVAVLVACCSSGFAGVYFEKILKETKQSVWVRNIQLGMFGLVFGLMGMFAYDGERVRVSGMFKGYNTITWTVVALQALGGLVIAAVIKYADNILKGFATSLSIILSTLISYFWLEDFEPTSVFFLGAVLVIVATFLYGYEDKPSPNPRG; translated from the exons ATGTTTGTCTGGCCACAGTGTCAAT GCCAGAGTGACCCTGCTGTCCTCAACATGGTGTCGTCCAGGCTGAAGTACCTGTCTCTGTGGGTGCTGGTGTTCCAGACCACCTTCCTGGTGCTGACCATGCGCTACTCCCGCACACTACGGGGGGATGGCCCCCGCTACCTGGCCTCCTCTGCTGTGGTGGTGGCTGAGCTCATGAAGATCATCACCTGTGTGCTGCTCATATTCAAGGAGCACA GCTACAATGTTCGGGCTCTGAACAGTATTCTGAGGCAAGAGATCACTCACAAGCCGAAAGAGACCCTGAAGCTGGCCATTCCTTCTGGGATCTACACCCTACAGAACAACCTGCTCTATGTGGCTCTGTCCAACCTGGACGCTGCCACCTACCAG gtgacGTACCAGCTGAAGATCCTCACCACAGCCCTGTTCTCAGTGTCCATGCTGGGCCGGAGGCTGGGTGTGTACCAGTGGCTCTCCCTGCTCATCCTCATGGCTGGGGTCGCACTTGTGCAG TGGCCCTCTGAATCCCTCGGGGCCCCTGAGAAGGAGCTGTCTGAAGGGTCCCAGTTTGTGGGTGTGGTGGCGGTGCTGGTGGCCTGCTGCTCCAGTGGCTTCGCTGGGGTTTATTTTGAGAAGATCCTCAAAGAGACCAAACAGAGCGTCTGGGTCCGCAACATCCAACTGG GAATGTTTGGCCTGGTGTTTGGTCTGATGGGGATGTTTGCATACGATGGGGAGAGAGTCCGAGTATCTGGGATGTTCAAGGGATACAACACAATCACCTGGACAGTGGTGGCTCTGCAG gCACTAGGAGGGCTGGTTATAGCAGCTGTCATCAAGTATGCAGACAACATCCTGAAGGGCTTTGCCACGTCACTCTCCATCATCCTGTCAACACTCATATCCTACTTCTGGCTTGAGGACTTTGAACCCACAAG TGTGTTCTTCCTTGGTGCAGTACTGGTCATCGTGGCCACCTTCCTGTATGGCTACGAGGATAAGCCATCCCCCAACCCCAGGGGCTAA
- the LOC118359192 gene encoding UDP-N-acetylglucosamine transporter-like isoform X1, whose translation MNVRRRLYKLASQLYRKSDPAVLNMVSSRLKYLSLWVLVFQTTFLVLTMRYSRTLRGDGPRYLASSAVVVAELMKIITCVLLIFKEHSYNVRALNSILRQEITHKPKETLKLAIPSGIYTLQNNLLYVALSNLDAATYQVTYQLKILTTALFSVSMLGRRLGVYQWLSLLILMAGVALVQWPSESLGAPEKELSEGSQFVGVVAVLVACCSSGFAGVYFEKILKETKQSVWVRNIQLGMFGLVFGLMGMFAYDGERVRVSGMFKGYNTITWTVVALQALGGLVIAAVIKYADNILKGFATSLSIILSTLISYFWLEDFEPTSVFFLGAVLVIVATFLYGYEDKPSPNPRG comes from the exons ATGAACGTGAGAAGACGCCTGTACAAACTAGCTAGTCAACTTTATAGGAAG AGTGACCCTGCTGTCCTCAACATGGTGTCGTCCAGGCTGAAGTACCTGTCTCTGTGGGTGCTGGTGTTCCAGACCACCTTCCTGGTGCTGACCATGCGCTACTCCCGCACACTACGGGGGGATGGCCCCCGCTACCTGGCCTCCTCTGCTGTGGTGGTGGCTGAGCTCATGAAGATCATCACCTGTGTGCTGCTCATATTCAAGGAGCACA GCTACAATGTTCGGGCTCTGAACAGTATTCTGAGGCAAGAGATCACTCACAAGCCGAAAGAGACCCTGAAGCTGGCCATTCCTTCTGGGATCTACACCCTACAGAACAACCTGCTCTATGTGGCTCTGTCCAACCTGGACGCTGCCACCTACCAG gtgacGTACCAGCTGAAGATCCTCACCACAGCCCTGTTCTCAGTGTCCATGCTGGGCCGGAGGCTGGGTGTGTACCAGTGGCTCTCCCTGCTCATCCTCATGGCTGGGGTCGCACTTGTGCAG TGGCCCTCTGAATCCCTCGGGGCCCCTGAGAAGGAGCTGTCTGAAGGGTCCCAGTTTGTGGGTGTGGTGGCGGTGCTGGTGGCCTGCTGCTCCAGTGGCTTCGCTGGGGTTTATTTTGAGAAGATCCTCAAAGAGACCAAACAGAGCGTCTGGGTCCGCAACATCCAACTGG GAATGTTTGGCCTGGTGTTTGGTCTGATGGGGATGTTTGCATACGATGGGGAGAGAGTCCGAGTATCTGGGATGTTCAAGGGATACAACACAATCACCTGGACAGTGGTGGCTCTGCAG gCACTAGGAGGGCTGGTTATAGCAGCTGTCATCAAGTATGCAGACAACATCCTGAAGGGCTTTGCCACGTCACTCTCCATCATCCTGTCAACACTCATATCCTACTTCTGGCTTGAGGACTTTGAACCCACAAG TGTGTTCTTCCTTGGTGCAGTACTGGTCATCGTGGCCACCTTCCTGTATGGCTACGAGGATAAGCCATCCCCCAACCCCAGGGGCTAA
- the LOC118359192 gene encoding UDP-N-acetylglucosamine transporter-like isoform X5, with product MNVRRRLYKLASQLYRKSDPAVLNMVSSRLKYLSLWVLVFQTTFLVLTMRYSRTLRGDGPRYLASSAVVVAELMKIITCVLLIFKEHSYNVRALNSILRQEITHKPKETLKLAIPSGIYTLQNNLLYVALSNLDAATYQVTYQLKILTTALFSVSMLGRRLGVYQWLSLLILMAGVALVQWPSESLGAPEKELSEGSQFVGVVAVLVACCSSGFAGVYFEKILKETKQSVWVRNIQLGQHERNVWPGVWSDGDVCIRWGESPSIWDVQGIQHNHLDSGGSAGTRRAGYSSCHQVCRQHPEGLCHVTLHHPVNTHILLLA from the exons ATGAACGTGAGAAGACGCCTGTACAAACTAGCTAGTCAACTTTATAGGAAG AGTGACCCTGCTGTCCTCAACATGGTGTCGTCCAGGCTGAAGTACCTGTCTCTGTGGGTGCTGGTGTTCCAGACCACCTTCCTGGTGCTGACCATGCGCTACTCCCGCACACTACGGGGGGATGGCCCCCGCTACCTGGCCTCCTCTGCTGTGGTGGTGGCTGAGCTCATGAAGATCATCACCTGTGTGCTGCTCATATTCAAGGAGCACA GCTACAATGTTCGGGCTCTGAACAGTATTCTGAGGCAAGAGATCACTCACAAGCCGAAAGAGACCCTGAAGCTGGCCATTCCTTCTGGGATCTACACCCTACAGAACAACCTGCTCTATGTGGCTCTGTCCAACCTGGACGCTGCCACCTACCAG gtgacGTACCAGCTGAAGATCCTCACCACAGCCCTGTTCTCAGTGTCCATGCTGGGCCGGAGGCTGGGTGTGTACCAGTGGCTCTCCCTGCTCATCCTCATGGCTGGGGTCGCACTTGTGCAG TGGCCCTCTGAATCCCTCGGGGCCCCTGAGAAGGAGCTGTCTGAAGGGTCCCAGTTTGTGGGTGTGGTGGCGGTGCTGGTGGCCTGCTGCTCCAGTGGCTTCGCTGGGGTTTATTTTGAGAAGATCCTCAAAGAGACCAAACAGAGCGTCTGGGTCCGCAACATCCAACTGGGTCAGCATGAAAG GAATGTTTGGCCTGGTGTTTGGTCTGATGGGGATGTTTGCATACGATGGGGAGAGAGTCCGAGTATCTGGGATGTTCAAGGGATACAACACAATCACCTGGACAGTGGTGGCTCTGCAG gCACTAGGAGGGCTGGTTATAGCAGCTGTCATCAAGTATGCAGACAACATCCTGAAGGGCTTTGCCACGTCACTCTCCATCATCCTGTCAACACTCATATCCTACTTCTGGCTTGA